The genomic DNA GAGCCCCGGTAAGAATCCGCCGAATGCTTTTTGACACGCCCGTCTACTTCTTCTTCCTAGCTGTCATTGTCGTCGCCTACTGGCAACTGTCGTGGCGTCCGCAGAATGTCATGCTGCTGGCGGCGAGCTACTTCTTTTATGGCTGGTGGGACTGGCGTTTTCTTGGCCTGATCCTGATCTCCACCGTGGTGGATTACCATTGCGCCAAGTACATCGCGGATTCAGAGGATCCATGGCGGCGGCGCCTGCTGCTCTCCATTTCGCTGCTGCTGAATGTGACGTTCCTGGGCTTCTTCAAGTACTTCAATTTCTTCACCGATTCGTTCGTGGTGCTGCTCCATTCCCTGGGCATTAACTATGTGCCCACCCTGGTGCTCCAGATCATCCTGCCGCCCGGCATCTCCTTCTATACCTTCCAGGAGATCGCCTACATGGTGGATGTGTATCACCGCAAGCTGCCGGCCACGCGTTCGCTGGTGGACTACGCCCTGTTCATCTCGCTGTTTCCGCATTTGATTGCCGGCCCTATCCAGCGGCCTGACCATCTCCTGCCGCAGGTGCAGAAGCCGCGGGTGTTCGACTCGGAGAAGGTCTTCTCCGGAGTGATGCTGATCCTCACCGGCCTGTTCCGCAAATGCGTCATCGCCGACAATTGCGGCCTGCTGGCCAACGCCGCCTTTGGGGGCAAGCTGGGCGACCCGAACCTGGCGGTGCTGGCCCTGGGCACGTATGCGTTCGCCTGGCAGATCTACGGTGATTTCAGCGGTTACAGCGACATCGCACGCGGCAGCGCCCAATTGATGGGTTTTCACTTCATGGTGAACTTCCGGCAGCCCTACCTGGCTACCAGCCTGCAGGATTTCTGGCGGCGCTGGCACATCAGCCTGAGCACCTGGCTGCGCGACTATCTGTACATTCCCCTGGGCGGCAACCGCGGCGGGGAAGCCAAAACCTACCGGAACCTGATGACCACCATGCTGCTGGGCGGTTTGTGGCACGGGGCCAACTGGACCTTTGTGATCTGGGGCGGCATCCACGGCGGCGGCCTGGCGGTGGAGCGGCTGCTTTCCCGCTGGACCGGCGCCGATCGCAAGCCGGAGCCCAGCAAACAGGCAGCCCTGTTTTCGCCCAAGGCCTGGATGTGGCGCGTCTTCTGGTTCCATATGGTCTGCCTGGCCTGGATCTTCTTCCGCGCTCAATCGATCCAGGGTGCGTTTCACGTCCTGGCGGGCCTGGGACATCCGGGATGGCGCCCTGAACTGCTGGCGGCCTTCGAATTTCTGGCGCTGTTCAGTATCCCGTTGTTCCTGCTCGACCTGGTGCTGGAATACCGTGAGGAAGAGTATCCACTCGAAAAGACCAAGCCCTACTACCAATTGGCCTACGCCGCTTCACTCCTGCTGCTCGTGACCCTTTTCTCTGCCAACGATGTCAACGCATTCCTCTACTTCCAGTTCTAATCCCGCGGCGGGACGGCGCTGGCTGCTGGCGCTGTTGGGCCTGATCGCGCTGTTTCTCTGCGGCGTGGAAGCGCTCACCAGGGCCGGCTTGCCGCGAGTCAGCAAGTTGGAGCGGCGCATTGAGCGGGAGCACGACGCGGCGGTAGCGGCAAACCGGGACGGCGGCGGCAAGGACGTATTGATAGTCGGCAATTCCCTGCTCGGCTCGGCCTTGAATGTCAGTGAGGCCAAGCTGGCCCTGGCTCCGGAATGGAAACTGGGGCGGTTTGTAGTGGAAGACACCAACATCGTGGACTGGCAATACGGCCTGCGCCGCCTGTTCCAGGAAGGCGCCCGGCCTCGCGTGGTGCTGCTGATGCTGAGCCCGCCGCAGACTGCAGGCAACGCAGTCCGCGGCGAGTATTTCGCCTACCACCTGATGCAGGCTGGCGACGTGGTTCAGGTCTCCCGGGAGCTGCATCTGCATCCGACGAATGCGTGCAGCATGCTGTTTGGGCACTTCAGCATGTTCTATGGAGTACGGGCCGAACTCCGGAAGTGGCTGCTGACGGCCATCGTGCCCGGCTTCGAGACGTTTGGCTCCATGCTGACAAGGCGTGGAGCCAAAAGCGCCATCGACAGCAACGCGATCTACGCCAGCGCCCGGAGCCGGATTCGAACCTTGCGCGACCTGGCCGCCCAGAACCAGGCGACGCTGGTCTGGGTGCTGCCGCCGCTGCTCGAGGCGGAGGACGGAAGCCGGGGCCTGCGGGCCGCGGCCGAAGAAGCGGGCGTCCAGGTGCTGGTCCCGGTAGACTCCGGCGCGCTGCCCCCCTCGGACTATAGCGACGGCTTCCATCTCAACGCGTCCGGCCAGGAGAGGTTCACCGCAAGTTTCATTCCCGTGGTGCGGCAACATCTTCAGAATCTTTCGCAAACGCAGCCAAAACAATGAGAATCGGGATTGTCTATCATGGCGCGGAGTTTCCGCCGTCCGAGCGCATTGAGAAGACCGCCAAGTCACTGACGGACGCCGGCCATGAAGTGTTCCTGGTGTGCAACAACGATGGCCGGTTTCCCCTCAATGAAGAGCAGGTGGGCAATGTCCACGTGTTGCGAGTGAAGCCCACCTTCCGCAGCGTGGCGCTCAACAAGATAGTGAAGTTCCCTGCCCCGGTCAACCCGCTTTGGCTGGCGCAGATCACAAGCGCCATTCGCCGGTTCCGGCTTGAGGCGCTGCAAGTGGTGGACATCCCCCTCGCCGGAGCGGTGCTCTATCTGGGGCGGCTGTTCCGGATCCCCGTCGTGCTCGACATGTGGGAAAACTATCCCGAGGCGCTGCGCGGCTGGGCGCAACACAACTGGAAGACCCGCGTTTTCAAGAATCCGGACGTGGCGCGGGCCGTGGAACTCCACGTAGTCCGGCGAGTGGCTCACATCCTCACCGTGGTGGAGGAGCAGAAGATCCGCCTGATCGACGACGGTGTGCCGGCCGAGCGAATCTCAGTGGTGACGAACGGGGTGGATCTGGGGATGTTCCTGCAGACGCCGGTCCGGAACGACACCCCGATGGACGCCGAGCCGGACTGCTACAAACTGCTGTATGTCGGCGAGTTGACTATCGAACGCGGGTTGGACGACATCATCCGGGCCATGAAGACCGTTGCCCGGACGGTGCCGCGCGTCCGTTTCTACATCGCCGGTACCGGCAGTTATGAACAGCACCTGCGGCGGCTGGTGGAGGAGGAAGGCGCCGGGGCCTGGGTCAAGTTCCTGGGCTGGCTGCCGTTCCGCGAGATTCACTCTTACATTGTGAAGAGCGACCTCTGCCTGGTGCCGCACGTCTATAACGACTTCATCAACACCACCATCCCCAACAAGCTGTTTCAGTACATGGCGCTGGCCAAACCCGTGCTCGTCTCACACGCCAAGCCGCTGGCGCGCATCGTGAGGGAGTGCAACTGCGGTTTTGTGTTCGAGTCCCGCAATCCGGATGATGCCGCCGCGCGGATCCTGGAAGCCTACCAGGCGCGGGACGACCGCGGGTACGGTGAGCGTGGCCGCCTCTGCGCGGAACAGAAGTACACCTGGGATCATGCCGCCGTCGGCTTGGTGGAATGCTATGAGAGGCTGTCCCGCGAGTCCGCGAGCTAGCCGGTGAAGACAAGGAACTGACGCAATCGGGGGATGATGGGAGGATGAGAAAGCTCATCCCTGGTTGCCGCGCTGGCTGTCCCCCTGTTGGCCCAGTTCAATTCCTACAGATACACAGCCGGGAACAAGTTCGCCAACTTCCCCGACTTTGTAGCGCCCACCCAACCGGAACCGGCAAAGAACGAGTGCGTCCAGGATCCATTCTGGTTCGACAACACCGTGTGCAAGCTCACCGATGTCATGGCCCAGTGGAACACGGTCAATCCCAAGGTGTTCATGGAGAAGATTCCGGTGTCGCGCTGGACCACGGAGAACGCGGACAGGACGCTCTACTACACGCAGGTCTCATCGTCATCAGGGCAGATCGGCATCTATCGAACCTCGGACAACTCGCTTCACTCCAGTCCGCGATTGACGGCCTATGAGGGGCAGGAATTCCGCTGGAGCGACACAGACCCGAAGCTCATGTATTACATTCCCTTCGGGACGTGCCGGTTTGCGTCCTATAACGTGGACTCCCGGAAAACGACCATCCTCAAGGACTACAAGGACGACTATCCGGAGTGCACGATGATCCGCAACGATACCGAGGGCACGTCGTCCATCGGCTCGCGGTATTGGGCGTGGATGGTGCTGGGCGCCCCGAGGTTCACCAACACCCGCTTGCTGGCTATTGTCGTCTACGACATGGAGACCAACAAGACAGCCGGGGTGCTGGATGAAGCCAAGTTCGTCGCGCAGGGCGGCAACTCCATGATATGGAAGACCTACGGCGTGGGCGGAAGGCCGAATATGGTGGATATCGCGCCCTCCAATGACCGGGTGCTGCTGCTGTGGCCGCCCGTCACGTATCCGGCGCCCGAAAACGCATTGATCAATGCGGCCAAGTCCAAGGTGGCGGCAGGCAAGCTCACGGTCAATTCCCTGATTCCGTTCCCGAATCTGTACGATATCGGGGACGTCATCCAATTGCGCCACGCAAACGGCAGCGCCACGGGCGGGCCCGGATGTTCCGGAGCCGCCGGCGAGGCCCTGACCGGGCAATACACGATCCAGGAGTTTCCCGATCCGTATACGGCAGTGATCGATATCTCCAGTTCCGGGCTGGGCGACGGAACCTATACGTGCTCGTATATGAACCCGGCAATCACTTCGCTGACCGTGTCCGGCGGGACAGCAACCTTGAAGATGGGCTCAAAACACTGGATGGACGTGGGCAGGAACTTCACTCTCTTCAACACCCCCGACCCCGCCTTGAACGGCAAGGCCAGCGTCGCGAAAGAGCTTCCTGATGCCAGGACAATCAAGTTCACGGTGCCGGCGGCGGTCAAAGACGGCACCTACACCACCCCGATGATGTACTACCGGGACGGCAAGAAGGGTTCGGCCCTGCCGGACACCAACACCGCCTTCCCCGCCATTCGTCCACCCAACGCGGCCAACGACGGCGCGCACGTGTACAACCTCGATTTCTCCCATCCGGTGCGGGTGTCCAACGGGCAGCCGCATACGGGTTGGGCCTGGGACCTGAACGGCGATCCGGTGCTGCTGCAGCAGGTCTCGCAGCCCAACTGGTCGGGCGCGCAGGTCGACTCATTCGGGTTTACCAACATCTATACAGGCGTCTACACGCCGCTCTTCCTGCACGCCGACTTCAACTATGAAGCCACGGCGATCCACCAATCTCGGTTCTACGATCGTAGTATCCGGGGGTGGGGCTTGTTCAAGCTGGCAAACCGCGCCACGGCCAAGAGCCCGATCCGGAACCAGGTACTGCTGGTGGAGCTCAAGCACTACAAGGAACACCCCGAGATCTGGCGCGTCGGCTACCTTCACAACGACTACGGCTGCACCACGACTCCGGCCAGCGAACTGTTCAAGATCAACGGCTGCAACCCCTCGAAGCCCTACGACACGGAAGCGCAACTGAGCCTGTCCAGGGACGGCCTTTCCTACTACTGGGCCGGCCTCTGGCCCAATGGGAACGTGGCCATCAATGTGTACCGGGGCAACATTCCACTCCGGGTCAAAACAAAGGGCTCTTTCGCACCGGCGAGCATCTCGCGCACCTCCGCGGTCATCTCCTACATCGCGCCCACCGCCGACTCAAAATGCACCGTCACCACCAGCGCCAACGCCAACTACTCAAACCCGGTTGAGGCGAATGTGCAGGCCGGCGGGGACAGTCAACTGAGAACGGTGACAGTGGGAGCTTCCAAGGCGTTGACCCCGAACACGCGGTACTTCAGCAGGATCAGTTGTGCCTGGAACCCCGCTGATCCGGCGGCCGTGTCCCGGGAGGAGATTGCCGGCTCATTCACGACCTCCGGTGATACCGCCGCGCAGGGCGGACCCAAACAGTAGCCATCGCCAGAGAGGCGGGCTTCTGTCATTTGGGGCACATAACCCTGTGGTACATTGAAGACTTCAAAAGGGGATGGGAGGGTGAGCCTGAATATCGAGGAGTGTGCGGCGTCCCGGACGCGCGCAGTGTCCCGGCAGAATGAGGGACGTTCCTCCCGACGGCAACAGACGCGTCGTCCCCCGATTGAAGCACTGGAAACGGAATCAGAAGTAAGAGCACCCGTCCTGGACACGGTGTGTAGAAGGTTCTGACACGACCAGCAGCGCCCGGCGTAATCGGAGGTCGATAGAAGTATGAGAAAACTCATCCTGCTTGGCGCGTTGGCTATTCCGCTACTTGGCCAGTTCAACTCCTACCGCTACACGGCCGGGAACAAGTTCGCCAATTTCCCCGACTTTGAAGCGCCCAACCAGCCGGAACCGGCCAAGAACGCATGCGTTCAGGATTCATTCTGGTTCGACAACACCGTGTGTAAGCTCACCGATGTACTGGCCCAGTGGAATCCCATCAACCCGGCTGTGTTCATGGAGAAGATCCCGGTATCGCGCTGGACTACCGAGAATGCGGACGCATCGCTGTATTACACCCAGATCTCCGGAGACGTGCCGCCAAAGCTGGGACGGGGACAAATCGCAATCTACCGGGCCTCCGATAACTCGCTGTATGCCCACCCGAACCTGACGGCGTATGAAGGGCAGGAGTTCCGCTGGAGTGACACCGACCCCAAGGTCATGTATTACATCCCCATCGGAACATGCCAGTTTTCGGCCTACGACGTCGATACGCAGAAGACCACGGTCATCCGGGATTTCCGGGTCGACTACCCGGCCTGCACGACCATCCGGAACGATACGGAAGGCACATCGTCGGTCGGCTCCAGGTACTGGGCGTGGATGGTGCAGGGCGCCCCACGCTTTGGGAACACCCGGCTGCTGGCCATTGTTGTCTAGTCCGGCATGGGCCGCGGCGGAACCACGGTCTGGACGAAGCCAAGTTTGTCGAGCAGGGCGGAACGTCCGACGCCTGGAACAGCTATGGCCCCATTGGCAGGCCGAACATGGTCGACATCGCCCCATCGAACGATAGAGTACTCGTGCTGTGGCCGACCGTTGCGTATCCGGTTCCCGAAAATACGGTGATCAATGCGGCGGCGTCCAAGATCGAGTCAGGCAAGCTCACCGTCTATTCCCTCGTTCCGTTCCAGAAACTTTTTGCCGTCGGGGACATCATCCAACTGCGCTATGCCAACAGCACAGCCACGGGCGGACCGGGCTGTTCCGGGGCCGCCGGCAATGCGTTGACTGAAAGATACACCATCGAATCATTCCCCGATCCGTACACGGCCGTGATCGACGTCTCCAGCGCCGGACTGAGTGACGGAGCCTACACTTGCTCCTATATGAACCCGGCGATCACGGCGCTGACCGTGTCCGGCGGGACGGCCACCATGACAACGGGCTCCAAGCACTTTATGGAAGTGGGCCGGGTCTTCGTTCTCTTCAACACGCCGGATCCGGCCCTGAATGGCCGGACGTGTGTCGTGAAGGAGATAGTGGACGAGAAGACCGTGAGATTCACCGCGGCGGTGGCGGATGGTATCTATACCGCGTCGATGATGTACTACCGGGACACAAAGAGGGGATCCGGGCTGCCGGATCTGAACACCTCCTATCCCACCTTCCGTCCGCCCAACGCGACCAACGACGGCGCCCATGTATACAATCTGGATTTCTCGAATCCGGTGCGGGTATCCAACGGGCAGCCGCATACGGGCTGGGCCTGGGACCTGAACGGCGACCCGGTGCTGCTGCAGCAGATCTCGCAGCCCAACTGGTCGGCCGCGCAGGTCGACACCTTCGGGTTTACGAACATCTACACCGGCGTCTACACGCCGCTCTTCCTGCACGCCGATTTCAACTATGAAGCGACGGCAATGCACCAGTCGCGTTTCTACGACCGCAGCATCAGAGGGTGGGGGTTGTTCAAGCTGGCAAACCGCTCAACGGCGAAGAGCCCGATTCGCGACCAGGTACTGTTGGTCGAGCTCAAGCACTATAAGGAACACCCAGAGATCTGGCGCGTCGGCAACATCCACAACGACTATGGATGCACCACCTCCCCCGCCGAGGAGCTGTATAAGATCAATGGTTGCAGTCCCTCGAAGCCCTACGACACAGAGGCGCAGTTAAGCCTGTCCAGGGATGGGCTGTCTTACTATTGGTCCGGGTTGTGGCCAAACGGGAGTGTGGCCATCAACGTCTACCGCGGCAACATCCCCCTGCGAGTCAAGACGAAGGGCTCCTTCGCGCCTACGGAAGTAACGGGCACTGGCGCTGTCGTTTCCTACATCGCGCCCACCGCGGACTCGACCTGCACTGTCACCACCAGCGAGCATGACGACTATTCCGATCCGGTTGAGACCGACGTACCGGCCGCAGGAGACACGCAACTGAGGACTTTCGTCATTGGAGCATCCGTGGCGTTGGCTCCCAACACGGCCTACTACAGTAAGATCAGTTGCGTCTGGAATCCCGCCGACCCGAACGCCGTCTCGCGGGAGGACATTGCCGGCTCGTTCACAACATCAGGTGATACCGAGCTGCGGGCGCGGCGCCCCACGCCCGAGCGCCGCTAATCAGGGCCGGCCGCCCAACGTCATCTCGAGCCGGAACAGACTGTCGCTGCAGTAAGACAGGCTGCGTGGAATGCGGGGGATTCCGGCGTAGCGGAAAAACCGGTTCCCGAGATAGGTGATCCGCGGCGCGGTGAAACCAATCCCGCTGAATAGATCGGCCCACAGATGGGGCTGCTGGTGCTTACCCCACGTGACCGCAGGGTTGAAGGGGCTGCGCAGCCCAAGATCTCCAAACAGGTTACGCCGCATGGCGTCGATGATGACGACCTTACCGCCTCGCGCCATGATGCGCGCCAGATCCGTGAAGATCCGGCTGAACGCGGCCCGGGCTTGCGTATCCTCGTGCAGGCGGGCGCACGCCGGCTCATCGACGTGATTGATTGAGGCTACGGACAACACGAGATCGTAGCTGCCGTCCGGAGCTTCATGCTCCTGGAGTTTTTTCGGTTCAATTTCCACGCCGCTCAGATCGAGACGCGCCGCCAGTTTTCGAAACTGCTCCAGATAATTGGCGGCATCATAGAACCCGTCGGACCGCGGTTCCAGGCCGACGGCCCGGCTGGCCCCGTGAACGCCCGCCCACAGGCAGAACTCCCCTCGCCCGCACCCAACCTCAAGCACCCGCTTACCGCGCAGGTCAATGTCACCGAAGAGCTGGCGGGCGCGCACAGGGAAGTCAATTCCGCGGCTCCAAAGCCCGGCTTCCTTGCCAACCAGGAGCAGGTTATTTACACTTTCAGATTCCGTCATCCCGATGTCGCCAAAACAGCCCTAGCTTACACCCGAAACAGCGGCGCTGCATCGAATGATTGGTAATCCGCCAGATGAACGCCGTCATCGGCGGGACCACCCCGGAATTCCGCGCCAGTGCCTCATCTTGCGCCCCTGTTATAATGGCCCTGCGCCTCTTGTGGTCAAGGTTGGGCTGGACCATGTTCTTCAATATGCTCACTGTCTCCTTGATTTTCGCCGCCTGGATCTACCAGGCTGGTTCACTCCAGGCAAACGTGATACCACAGCCCCTGCAGGCCCAGGATGCCAAACCCAGGGCGGCTGGAAGGGCGAAAGCGGCAAAGCTCACGCTGGTCGCCAAGAGTGCTCTCACTGCGAGTTCGGAATCAACCGCCCGCCTGGCCGACCCCGACACCCCTGAAGTGATGTCAAGAGAGTACCTGGCCGCAATCTGCCAGTCCTCTTCGGCCTCGCTGGGCTTCTCCACGGCCAGCAGCAGCACACCGATCCCCGACTGCGTGATTGGGACGAATGAGTTGGTTTACGGCGTGGCGAAGTTCTCGGCGACAGCGGTCAACGCCGTGCAGGGCCATTTCAAATTGCCCGCAGGTTTCAACACTCTCAGCGTGGAGGTCGAAACCCGTACGCCGGCGGATCCCGGCAACGTAGTCTGGCAACTTCAGAACATCTGCGTTGGACAGGATGAACCCACCACTCTCGATTGGGGCGCTCCGGATTCCGTGACCATGACCTCGCCCGGCATCCCGGCGCAGTTGGCCACGGGGCGGATAGAGCCGGTCAATACGCCTGGATGCGCGGCGGGAAAGCGCTTCTTTTTCCGGTTCTTCCGGGATCCGTCCCATCCCTCCGACGACTTTGAATCGGCTGCGGAACTGGTTTCCCTTCGCTTCGTCGTGCGGTGACCTCGCGATGAAACATCTGTGGTTGGTTGGCCTTTTGTTCACGTCGGTGACGGCGGGTGCCGCGGATTTCACCTCGGCGCGCTCAGGCAACTGGGATGACCCGTCCACCTGGTCGCCGTCCGGCACGCCCGGCATCGGAGATCGCGTCACCAT from Paludibaculum fermentans includes the following:
- a CDS encoding glycosyltransferase family 4 protein; this translates as MRIGIVYHGAEFPPSERIEKTAKSLTDAGHEVFLVCNNDGRFPLNEEQVGNVHVLRVKPTFRSVALNKIVKFPAPVNPLWLAQITSAIRRFRLEALQVVDIPLAGAVLYLGRLFRIPVVLDMWENYPEALRGWAQHNWKTRVFKNPDVARAVELHVVRRVAHILTVVEEQKIRLIDDGVPAERISVVTNGVDLGMFLQTPVRNDTPMDAEPDCYKLLYVGELTIERGLDDIIRAMKTVARTVPRVRFYIAGTGSYEQHLRRLVEEEGAGAWVKFLGWLPFREIHSYIVKSDLCLVPHVYNDFINTTIPNKLFQYMALAKPVLVSHAKPLARIVRECNCGFVFESRNPDDAAARILEAYQARDDRGYGERGRLCAEQKYTWDHAAVGLVECYERLSRESAS
- a CDS encoding MBOAT family O-acyltransferase, which gives rise to MLFDTPVYFFFLAVIVVAYWQLSWRPQNVMLLAASYFFYGWWDWRFLGLILISTVVDYHCAKYIADSEDPWRRRLLLSISLLLNVTFLGFFKYFNFFTDSFVVLLHSLGINYVPTLVLQIILPPGISFYTFQEIAYMVDVYHRKLPATRSLVDYALFISLFPHLIAGPIQRPDHLLPQVQKPRVFDSEKVFSGVMLILTGLFRKCVIADNCGLLANAAFGGKLGDPNLAVLALGTYAFAWQIYGDFSGYSDIARGSAQLMGFHFMVNFRQPYLATSLQDFWRRWHISLSTWLRDYLYIPLGGNRGGEAKTYRNLMTTMLLGGLWHGANWTFVIWGGIHGGGLAVERLLSRWTGADRKPEPSKQAALFSPKAWMWRVFWFHMVCLAWIFFRAQSIQGAFHVLAGLGHPGWRPELLAAFEFLALFSIPLFLLDLVLEYREEEYPLEKTKPYYQLAYAASLLLLVTLFSANDVNAFLYFQF
- a CDS encoding class I SAM-dependent methyltransferase, whose translation is MTESESVNNLLLVGKEAGLWSRGIDFPVRARQLFGDIDLRGKRVLEVGCGRGEFCLWAGVHGASRAVGLEPRSDGFYDAANYLEQFRKLAARLDLSGVEIEPKKLQEHEAPDGSYDLVLSVASINHVDEPACARLHEDTQARAAFSRIFTDLARIMARGGKVVIIDAMRRNLFGDLGLRSPFNPAVTWGKHQQPHLWADLFSGIGFTAPRITYLGNRFFRYAGIPRIPRSLSYCSDSLFRLEMTLGGRP